The sequence ACCGAACGAAAGATCGCCCGCGGCATACTGCCGGCCAAAGCCGGAAAAGAGCAGGAATTAAGATCTTTGATGCGTAGTTTCGGTTCGGTGTTGGTCGCGTACTCTGGCGGCGTTGATAGTTCATATCTGGCCTGGGTCGCGAATGATGAGTTGGGCGATTCGGCGGTCGCGGTAACGGGAATCTCGCCGAGCGTTTCAGCTCACCAGCGTGAGCAGGCGGAAGGCTTTGCCCTTCGGCACGGATTGCGTTGGCGAACGGTTGAGACGCACGAGATCGAAAGCGAGCGGTACTTGGCGAATGCCGGTGACCGGTGCTTTTTTTGTAAGGACGAACTCTACGGCGTTTTAGCCGAGGTCGCGAAAGACGCAACGGCCGTTGTTCTCGACGGGACGAACGCCGATGACCTTGGCGACCACAGGCCCGGGCGAAGGGCGGCGGAGTTGAAGAACGTCCGCAGCCCGCTTGCGGACCTCGGGTTCAGTAAAGCGGAGATCAGGGAACTGAGCCGGCTGCATGGGCTTGAGACCGCCGAACTTCCGGCGAGCCCGTGCCTAGCTTCGCGGATCGCACCTGGGACGCCGGTCTCGATCGGTAGGCTCTCGGCGGTCGAGCGCGGCGAAGAGATCATTCGCCAGCACGGATTCCGCGAGTTTCGGCTTCGTGTACATGGCGACCTGGCGCGTATTGAGGTCGCGAAAGATGAGTTTGAGCGACTGCTGGTTCCCGCGGTGCTCGAGCGATTGGCGGGTGAGATGAGGCCGCTTGGATTCATGTACATTACACTTGACCTTGAAGGATACCGATCGGGCTCGATGAACCCCGTAGAGAAGTAGGACATTATAAATAGCGGCTAGCAGCCGCAGAATATTGTGGAGAATCGATCAAAAATGGCAAACCCCATGGCCGATGAAATGCGGCGGTTTAAGGGCAGCGACGAAAAGAACCCGTTCGAGGCGATGAGCGAACGGTTTGACAGGGCTGCACAGCTTCTTGGCCTCGACCCGGACCTTTACGCGGTGATGCGCGTTCCGAGCCGAGAGATAAAGGTATATATCCCGGTCAAAATGGACACCGGGCATATACAGGTATTTGAGGGCTTTCGCGTTCAGCACAACTTTGCCCGCGGGCCGGCAAAAGGCGGTATCCGCTACGCCCCGGACGTTTCGCTTGATGAGGTAAAGGCCCTGGCGGCATGGATGACGTGGAAATGCGCGGTCGTCAATGTCCCATTCGGCGGCGGCAAGGGCGGCATTATTTGTAACCCGCAGCAAATGTCGCTCAGCGAACTTGAGCGGCTAACTCGCCGTTACACTGCGGAATTGATCAACTTTATCGGCCCGGACAAGGACGTGCCTGCTCCGGATATGAACACCAACGAGCAGACGATGGCGTGGATAATGGACACGTACTCGATGCACGCCGGCAATACCGTCACTGCGGTCGTTACCGGCAAGCCGGTTGCTCTCGGCGGTTCGCTCGGCCGGCGGGAGGCGACGGGCCGGGGAGTTCTGATCAGCGTAAATGAGGCGATCAAGCGATTTGCACTGACGCCGGAGAATACCTCTGTGGTCGTGCAGGGAGCCGGAAACGTCGGCGGCATCGGAGCAGAGCTGATGTACAAACAGGGTTATAAGGTTACGGCCATCTCGGACGTCTTCAATGGAATATATAACCCGAAGGGGCTTAACATCCCGCACGTATTGGAGTATCTGCAAAAGAATAAGTCGCTCGAAGGCTATCCGGACTGCGACGTGGTCTCGAACAAGGACCTACTTGAGCTTGAGTGCGACGTCCTGGCCCCGTGTGCGACCGAGAACCAGATCACCTCCGAGAATGCCGACCGCATAAAGTGCAAGATACTTGCCGAAGGTGCGAACGGGCCGACCACACCGCGTGCCGATAAGATATTGCACGACAAGGGGATATTTGTAATTCCGGACATACTGGCCAATGCCGGGGGCGTCACAGTTTCGTATTTTGAGTGGGTTCAGGACCGCATGGGTTACTTCTGGTCAGAGGAGCAGGTGAACCAGCGGCTTGAGGAAAAAATGGTCGCGAGTTTTAATGAACTTGCTCATTATGCCGACAAGCATGAGGTCGATACACGGACCGCCGCTTATATGCTCGCGATCGACCGTGTGGCGTATCACACAAGAATGCGAGGTATCTACGCATAGCCGAAAGCTTTTAATTTGTTAAAAACACTTGATTTTCGGTTTGAGTTGTACTATCGTCTAAGTGAAGTAAGTCTGGCGATTAGTGTATTTACAGCGGTCTAGTTGCCGGTCATGCTAAGAGTTCAGTTTTGAAGGCCTTTGTACTTTTCGGGGAAAACCGTTGCAAAACGGAGTTTCCGGAGACACAGGCCACGTTTGCTGCTCTAAAGGAGTGCAGCACTGTTTTTAATTGATAGCAATTGAAATTGATCCATTTTTTCGGCGGAGGAATATGATGAAACTCGGTTATAGAGTGGTCTTCTTGACGCTGGCTCTGTTTACTTTCGTGGTCGCGGGCATAGCCCAGACGACTACTACTGACAACAGCAAGCGTTCGGAGAAAGATCCCAGAAATACAGCTCCGACCGTTGGCACGGGCGGCCCCATGGGCGGCGGCACGGGCCTTTTTACGGTCTTGGACGGTCAAACCCTAAGGAAAGGGGAATTCACCTTCAGCGCTGCTTACAGCAATTTTGACCGGGATCCCGGCAATGCTGACTTCACTGAAGTCCCTGTCAGTTTCCAGGTAGGTGTGACCAACTACTTTGAACTTTATTTTAACACTGACGCTTTTCGCGGAGTGAAGGTCAACTCGCCGAGAAACCTCTCGAGTTTCTATCTTCCGAACTCACGGATCGGCGGAATTAGTCCGGCGGCGATTGTCCTTGCCCCTCAGGGGCCGGCAGCGGGACCGTTCTCTAATCGAGCGGTCTATCGCCCGGCGGGAACGGCACCTTATGCCCTGTTCCCGTACATTGGCAGCGCAGGCACCTTTGGACTCCAGCCGCCGTTCTATTCGGGGCCGCTCTTTGGTTTCCCGGCATTAACGAACGCTCAGCTTGGCCCGCCACGTGCCAGCAGCGGCGGTGCTGACCTATTCCCGGGCGTTGGCTCGGTCTATGGCAGCATCCTACCGGGAGTTGTGCTTCAGACGATAGCACTTCAAGGTCCGACGGGAGCTCCGGCAGGTTCGGCACCGACCGTCTTTACGACGGCACCGTCCTACCTACCTGATGCACCGTTCATCAACCGTACGTGGGGAACGTCATCGTTCAGCACCTATACGGTTGGCGGTAAATGGCGTTGGACCAACGTGAATAATCCGATCGGATTTGGTATCAACGCGGGCTATCGCTGGAACGCTGATTCGGCGGGTGACGTCGGCGGCTTTAACCAGATGCAGCGTGGAGCTGGCCCGGGAGCCAAACTTACACGCGGTGACGTCATCATCGGTATGTTCGCAGATGCACGGCTTGCCAAGTGGGTCAACTTCTCGGCCAACGTCGGGTACCACTGGAACGCCGATGTTAAGGGCGAATTTCCGGGCGGCGAATTTACGATGCTCGATCGTCCTGATGAACTCCTGACGGCTGTTGGTGTTGACTTTCCGGTCAATAAGTACTTCCAGCCGATCCTCGAGTTCCGTGCTCTTCGATATGTTGGCGGACGCACTCCGAACGCATTCGAACATCATCCGATGGACTTCATCGCCGGATTCCGCGTCTTCCCGACACGTTGGTTCGGAATGGGCTTCGCTTATCGGTACAACGTCAATCAGCAGGATGACGGCATCTTTGATGACGAAACGTTCACCAATAGCGTGTTCGTTCCGTGTACGGCTGTTACGCAGGTACCGACCGACGGCGTTGGAAACGGCCCGATCTGCGTTCCGCAGACGATCAACCGATCGTTTACGGGTGTACCGCCGGGCTTCCAGCTTTCGCAGGATCCGCATGGATTTATCGTCCAGACGTTCATTGGCCGCCGCAACTCGCGGTTGGGCGATATCGTCAATCAGCCGGCAAATGTGACGGCGATCGAAGTTAGCGACAGCACGATCACGCTTCCTTGCGAAGCAGGTCGTCCGGCCGAAGGCCTGAGCTGCAACGACAACACAACGATCAACATCACCACGACGGCGGTCGATCCTGAGAATGACCCGCTGGTTTACAACTACACAGTTAGCGGCGGCCGTATCGTCGGCTCCGGCGCTAATGTGCAGTGGGACCTCAGCGGTGTTGCTCCGGGAACCTACACGATAACGGCCGGTGTTGACGATGGCTGTGGATTCTGCGGACAGACGCAGACCCGCACGGTCACCGTTGAGCCTTGCCCGAACTGCATCACCTGCGAATGCCCGACCTTGTCCGTCAGCGGACCGGCCGGTGTCATTAAGCCGGGTGAAGTGATGACCTTTACCGCAAACGTAAGCGGCGGCCCGGATGTTACCTACAACTGGAACATCAACGGCGGCGGCACCATCGAAAGCGGTCAGGGAACCCCGAGCATCCGCGTTCGTACATCGACGGCAGATGCGGGCAGAACCATCACGGCTCGTGTAACGCTTGGCGGACTCGATCCGACATGCAACTGCCCGGCAGATGCTTCGGACAGCGGTATCGTTGATACGCAGCCTGAACCGGTCCTCGTGGATGAGTTCGGCAAACTGCAGAACGATGATGTTAGAGCACGTCTCGACGCCTACTTCATCGAAATGCAGAATAACCCGACCAACCAGGGCTATATCATCAACTACGGAACCGATCGTGAGATCGCGGCTCGTGAACGGTTGATCAACAACCACATCACGTTCCGTCGGTTCGATCGCAGCAGGATCACGATGGTTCGCGGCGGAGACCTCGGTGCAGGAATAAGCACCAAGCTCTATCGCGTACCGCCTGGTGCTGACAACCCGAATCCGTAATTGGAAAAAGCTTCACCTGCCCTCGCGGCAGATGAACATCAAAGCGGGGCCTCAAATTGAGGCCCCGCTTTTTCTTTCTTTCCTCCGCTTTTTGGCGAGTTCGATCACGGGGCCATCGTGGATAAGGCCGCCGGCTGCGAAGTGCGAAACTTAAAGTGTTGCTTTAGCAACGGGAATTTCCTAGTATGTAAAGAGTATCTCTGATGGTAGGGCGAAAAGGCGGGCATGCGACAGGTTGCTACGAACTAATTGGCCGGCTCTTTCATCTTAACCATCGACCGCACTCACCCTTTATAGTTTTTGAACACATATCGAGAATCAATGATGAGAAAATCGAAAGGAATTATCGGCTCTGTTCTGCATTTTTCGGTATTGGCCTCGCTCCTACTCAGCCAGATCGCTCTCGGCTCGGGCGGCGATGTCTATACCGACAAGAAGGGAATGACCGCCTGGACCGTCATCGGTCCCGATGGCGGCGACGTTCGTTCGTTGGCGATCGACCCCAACAACAAGGACCGGATATATATAAGTACGCTTGACGGGCAGATCCACACCTCGGCCGACGCGGGACGCACGTGGCGTCTTTTGGTAAATCTAGAGCAGCCGCAGTTGACCATCGATGACCTCTTCGTTGACCGCCGCGATTCGAATGTGATCTACGCCTCGGGCCATCGCCACAAGGGTGCCGGCGGATTCTTTAAATCGAAAGATGGCGGCAAGACCTGGCGAGAGGCAAAGGAGCTCAAGGACGAGGCGATCCATGCAATGACCCAGGCCGAGAGCGACCCGAACTATATTTTTGTCGGTTCCACGAACGGCGTTTTTGTCTCGAGCGATTCGGGTGATAGCTGGGAGAAGATCTCTTCGGAGTCGATGCCGATCAATGTTAATTCGCTTGCCATCGACCCTCGCAGCACCGGAACCATTTACGCCGGCACGTGGTGGCGAGCATATAAATCGACCGACAACGGCAAGAACTGGCGGCTGATCAAGGACGGAATGATCGACGACTCGGACGTTTTTGCCATTAACATTAACGAACGAAATCGCGACCACATCGTCGCCTCAGCCTGCAGCGGCATTTACGAATCGCTCAATGGCGGCGAAAAATGGCGAAAGATCCAGGGCATTCCCTCGACCTCGCGGCGGACCCGCGACATTCTTCAGCATCCTTCGCGGCAGGGAACGGTTTACGCCGGAACCACCGAGGGTTTCTGGATGTCGGTCGATGGCGGCAAGACCTGGCGAATGACGACCGCACGGAACCTTGAGGTCAATTCGATCGCCGTTCACCCGGATGCACCGGACCGCGTTTTTATCGGGACGAACAGCAACGGCGTGATGATCTCGAACGATGGCGGCCGAACGTTTGAGCAAACGAACCAGAGTTTTACCAGCCGCTTTGCCTATACCGTCACGCCGGATGTCGGCGTGCCCGGCCGGCTTTATGCGACGACCCACAATACGTCAACCAGCGGCGGCAATCTGTTTTACAGCAAGGATGGCGGACAAACGTGGAATGCGGCACGCGGGCCCGGCCTCGACCAGGTCGCAGCGTTTGCCGTTATGCAGGATCGTGTAGACCCGACGCGTCTTTTGCTTGGTACGAATCGCGGTATTTTCCGTTCGCTCGACCGGGGCGAATCGTGGACGCTAATAACGCCGCCCAAGAAGGCTCCAGTACGGTCGACACGCCGGATGACCGCCGCACAACGCAGGGCGGCCGCGGCCGCAGCAGCGAAGGCGGCTGCCGAACAGAAGGTGATACCTGCCCTTGAAGATAGCGTTCGCGTGCTGATACCGACCGAAGACGATAAGAACGGCATCATCGCCGGAACGGACAAGGGGCTATACCGAACCTACGACATCACCAAGGGTTGGGAAAAGCTCGAGCTTGGCGAGGGCGTCAATGCCAATATCTTCGCTGTCCACGCTTCGCCGCTTGTTCCCGGAACCATTTGGGTAGGAACGGCAACCTCGGGTGTGCTGGTCACCCGCGATGATGGCAAGACCTGGGAAAAGGTCGATGCGACGCCGGCCGGCATTCCGGTCGTCTCGCTTGCTTCGGATCCGAAACGGCCGAATTTCATATACGCCGGCACGACCCAAACGTTCTACCTCAGCCGCGATGGCGGCCGTTCGTGGATACGTCGCGGCGGCAACCTTCCGCTCGGTAAGTACACAGCGATCCTGATCAACCCCGACAACACCGACGAGATATTTCTCGGCAGTGCACATGAGATCGGCGGTGGGCTTTATTACTCGAACGACGCGGGCCAGCAGTGGACGCGGATCGATTCGAAGGATATGGTCGTCCCCAGCCGTCGCGTTTGGGCAATGGCTTTCGACCCGGCCGACCCGAACCGGATCTATGCCGCATCGCACTCTTCGGGCATTTACCGGATAGACCGTCTGCAAGACACTGCGGCGGAAAAAAGCGGCAGCAAGACGGCAACGGCTGCAGGCACGAATCAGTGATCGACCGTTTTAGCTAATGAAGGCGAGGCGTTCCAATGGGACGCCTCCTTTTGTTTTCGCTTGCGGAAACTTATAATTTTCGAAAGGAGAAATTATTTTCGTGCAGCAAGAATCCGCCTGTCCCGAGCCGAGTAGATCTCCGTTTTCCGCAACGCTCGACATTCCCTTCGCCGATATACCCGGACAATCAAAACTCTTCATCGATTACCAAGCCGACCCGGCCTCGTTGAAGAGGTTCTATCCCGGAGTCGTCGGCTCACACAAAGAGGTCATCGAGCGAATACCGGACGTGCTTTCGCGCTACTCGGCGGACCGCGGCGAGCTCTGCGATGCACTCGAAGAAATGAACCGCAAGTTCGGTGCGTCCGAGCGGACGCTCCAGAACATTGCGATGCTTCGTGAGAGCGACTCGGTCGCAGTCGTTTCCGGGCAGCAAGCCGGGCTTCTGACCGGCCCGCTTTACACCATCTATAAGGCCCTCTCTGCCGTGAAGACCGCTGATGACCTTCGCCGGCAGGGCGTAAAGGCGGTTCCTGTCTTTTGGGCTGCGACCGAGGACCATGATTTCGACGAGGTCTCGCGGACGTTCGTGCTCGACCGAGAGAACCGGCTGACCGAAGTGAAGAACGAGCCGAAGCGATGCCACGACGACCTGCCGGTCGGTTATGTGAAGCTCGACGACAGTATTCGGCGAACTCTTGCCGGGCTTTTTGACGCGCTCCCGATGACGGAGCATACCGACGAGCTTCGCGGCCTGCTCGATGATATCTGGATACCGCAGACCTACTACGGCGATGCTTTTGCAAGGCTTCTCAATGCCTTTATCGGCAAGTATGGCCTGATCATTCTCTGCCCTCTCGATTCGCGGCTAAAGACGCTTGCTTCACCGATCTATGTAAATGCGATCCGGCATTCGGACGAGATCGTTCGGGCACTTCAGGCGAGGAGCGAGGAGCTGACGGCTGAAGGATACGCGGCCCAGGTGTTTGTAGGCGACGATTATTTTCCGCTTTTCTGGCAGGCACGCGACGGCACCCGCAATGCGCTCAAGAAGAGCGAGAACGGGACCTTTCACACGAAAGACGGTGCACGCGAAT comes from Acidobacteriota bacterium and encodes:
- a CDS encoding Glu/Leu/Phe/Val dehydrogenase, giving the protein MANPMADEMRRFKGSDEKNPFEAMSERFDRAAQLLGLDPDLYAVMRVPSREIKVYIPVKMDTGHIQVFEGFRVQHNFARGPAKGGIRYAPDVSLDEVKALAAWMTWKCAVVNVPFGGGKGGIICNPQQMSLSELERLTRRYTAELINFIGPDKDVPAPDMNTNEQTMAWIMDTYSMHAGNTVTAVVTGKPVALGGSLGRREATGRGVLISVNEAIKRFALTPENTSVVVQGAGNVGGIGAELMYKQGYKVTAISDVFNGIYNPKGLNIPHVLEYLQKNKSLEGYPDCDVVSNKDLLELECDVLAPCATENQITSENADRIKCKILAEGANGPTTPRADKILHDKGIFVIPDILANAGGVTVSYFEWVQDRMGYFWSEEQVNQRLEEKMVASFNELAHYADKHEVDTRTAAYMLAIDRVAYHTRMRGIYA
- the bshC gene encoding bacillithiol biosynthesis cysteine-adding enzyme BshC, with the translated sequence MQQESACPEPSRSPFSATLDIPFADIPGQSKLFIDYQADPASLKRFYPGVVGSHKEVIERIPDVLSRYSADRGELCDALEEMNRKFGASERTLQNIAMLRESDSVAVVSGQQAGLLTGPLYTIYKALSAVKTADDLRRQGVKAVPVFWAATEDHDFDEVSRTFVLDRENRLTEVKNEPKRCHDDLPVGYVKLDDSIRRTLAGLFDALPMTEHTDELRGLLDDIWIPQTYYGDAFARLLNAFIGKYGLIILCPLDSRLKTLASPIYVNAIRHSDEIVRALQARSEELTAEGYAAQVFVGDDYFPLFWQARDGTRNALKKSENGTFHTKDGAREFTLDELAETAERDPSRFSPSVVLRSVVQDHLLPTVCYFGGAAEIAYFAQSSEVYRILDRPPTPILHRQSFSLIDRRFGRTMEKFGIGFEHLFSGLNALIPELVDRHLNTGTSALIADVEERINIELNRLDQKFVEIDPTLSENLATRRRKMIYHISALRDKFRAAQFNKDQEIRRRVESLFSSTMPHGHLQERSLNVLHFVNRYGPEFIDWLYDGIDLDNKDHRVLYL
- the larE gene encoding ATP-dependent sacrificial sulfur transferase LarE, which codes for MDTERKIARGILPAKAGKEQELRSLMRSFGSVLVAYSGGVDSSYLAWVANDELGDSAVAVTGISPSVSAHQREQAEGFALRHGLRWRTVETHEIESERYLANAGDRCFFCKDELYGVLAEVAKDATAVVLDGTNADDLGDHRPGRRAAELKNVRSPLADLGFSKAEIRELSRLHGLETAELPASPCLASRIAPGTPVSIGRLSAVERGEEIIRQHGFREFRLRVHGDLARIEVAKDEFERLLVPAVLERLAGEMRPLGFMYITLDLEGYRSGSMNPVEK